GAAAAGAGATTTAAAATGATGCAAATTTAAcataaaattttaaagtaattgcTCACCGCTGGTTGTAATGGCGGCAACGGGGTGTCAAAATTTGGTGCAATTAACGTCAGGGGTTCATGTTTTATCTTGAGGTCATCAAACGCTCTGAAAAATAGGTTAAATATATAGATTTCTCATTAACAATGCATATGGATAATATCGTGTTTACAACCTTCCAATGAATTGAGCTTGTTGCAAACAAACTTACGATAATACTTTCGGTAAAATAGAATTGTCCATTTTGTATAACTTTCTATCAAACAGTTGTGTGAAGTCACTCGGAACTTCTTCGCCTTCTTGCAAGCAAGCCTTCAATCTGAGAAAAcaattgaatcaaattttactttaaattgACAAATAATATCTCCTCCATTAAAagtgaataatatttatataatatcaattttgctatttcatttttattatcttATCCATGTCAATGTGTTAAATGTACatatgaaatgtaaaatttattttaaacaaaagagaatataaaaattgaaatgataaaGCACATTAACCATAATATTGTTTTGGACATCACTGTCAATATGCTGGTAAATTCTAAGACAATGTCTCAAATTATCAACAAAAGTACCTTTCTGCCAATATCTGGGTATGTGGCAACATATTATAATCTGATATTTCTGGATCTTCTGCGTCAATAGCATTGAGTTGTATTTCATCAGTTGTTAGCCATTGCACCAATacttcctgaaaaaaaaaaattaattaagcTTAGATTAGGCTTGGGCTGTATATAATCAGGCACAGCAAGATTAGATTCATGAACTTGACCAAACATGATCCAATATatgctaaaatgaaaaaaataatgatgagTAATATTACCATGACTCGGCTGTTTTCTTCTTTGTCGAGATATTGATCAGAAAAAATGTGAACTGAACCCAGAACAGCTAATTTTCCTCCACCCTGAAACATAAATGTAcagaataatatttaaaattttcatttctacCTTTTCATGGAAAAAAAGGCTGAAACTCACAAAGGGGAAATGCTTACTAATAAAGATTTGGACACAACAGTAAAATGAatcacaaattcaaaatttcagcaAAACTGTAAACGAATAGCACCAGATGTCATAGCAATATTCCCattaaaaaataactaaaaaaattaccgaatgatataaaaaatagcCTTCTCGAGAATTATCCTATCATTcaagtattaaaaatttgaaatcagttGGTCCATAATTTGTGGAGAAAaacacacaacaacaacaatttagcaaacaacaataacaacaccccaagaacaacaacaacaacataatatagGTTAGTGACCAATGACCATCATTGGTAATTGTGAACAAGAACATACAACTTTGCTACAAAGCACCTACCTTAGACTGATGCATAGCAAGAATCGGTCTGTTGACTGGAATGCATGCCGATCCTGTTGAAAGTACTGATGTTGCTGGTTTGGCAACATTTAAAGTCGCTCCGTATGGATATACAAATTGTAAAGTTCTGAATAGAAAaagaattttcttatttcaaTTCAGTTAgtattaatgaaaaaataagtCCTTCCTtgcccctgggataaatatgaaaatcctatatacagggtggtcagaggaaaaacagaaaatttgtcgaacagatatttattttcacaaagttttttaaaagaCGTATGTTGTATCACACCTATAGGTGATCAAAATGTTGCCATGCACTTTAGAACAAAAATTATCATCTGTAAAAGGGAATTATATTAAAATCCTAAAAGCATGAAATGTGCCAAAACACTCACTGTGATACTGAATTAATTTCATCTTTTTCACTTGAATCGTCAAGTCCGGGAATGTATTTTCCTGCCGCATGACTGATAGCCCGATTGAGAACACCGTTGCTTACAAGTGCTTCTTTtggatgaaaatatttgaaatattcactCCTTACAACTGCATCTGTGATGGAAGAATCAACAAAACACATTTATTCACAATTCAAAgaaaccttttttaataaaattttcgcTTTGGTAATTTAGGAGACACAGAAATATGAAATGACATATACTGTGAGAGAATAAAATCGATAAAACAGATTAATCATTTCCTTCAGTTTGGTATCAACACAACCACCTTGAATACGTCAACCGCCTAGGTAGAAAACAATTTTTCGCACATCATTGAACTGTAGAGCGTTCAGCAACACTACagttttcattaaaaaatatagtaattatGTTACTACAGCATAGAGGGATAACCACTAAAAGAGTCAACTAAAATGGGAGGACATATCTTCAAACagtcttgaaaaaaaaatatatataaaactataaCCCTAAAGCACAATAGTATA
This genomic interval from Styela clava chromosome 15, kaStyClav1.hap1.2, whole genome shotgun sequence contains the following:
- the LOC120334153 gene encoding intraflagellar transport protein 52 homolog isoform X1, which produces MPPHTDMAEKVSGNTILFNQTKRELFSLGNGFKVWNRRLRNNWKVAPLKDEISSDSLNGARLYIMPGCREKFTVTEFDQIKQYISDGGSVLVMLGEGGETHFNTNLNYLLEDFGIMVNSDAVVRSEYFKYFHPKEALVSNGVLNRAISHAAGKYIPGLDDSSEKDEINSVSQTLQFVYPYGATLNVAKPATSVLSTGSACIPVNRPILAMHQSKGGGKLAVLGSVHIFSDQYLDKEENSRVMEVLVQWLTTDEIQLNAIDAEDPEISDYNMLPHTQILAERLKACLQEGEEVPSDFTQLFDRKLYKMDNSILPKVLSAFDDLKIKHEPLTLIAPNFDTPLPPLQPAVFPPEFNDLPPPSLDLFDLDECYSSEKVRLAQITNKYIAEVGTPRKGNEDDLEYYVRECGEILGVTSKLPKGAQSAKHVLEYIFNEVVEYKKLNREREYETPDGIE
- the LOC120334153 gene encoding intraflagellar transport protein 52 homolog isoform X2, producing the protein MPPHTDMAEKVSGNTILFNQTKRELFSLGNGFKVWNRRLRNNWKVAPLKDEISSDSLNGARLYIMPGCREKFTVTEFDQIKQYISDGGSVLVMLGEGGETHFNTNLNYLLEDFGIMVNSDAVVRSEYFKYFHPKEALVSNGVLNRAISHAAGKYIPGLDDSSEKDEINSVSQTLQFVYPYGATLNVAKPATSVLSTGSACIPVNRPILAMHQSKGGGKLAVLGSVHIFSDQYLDKEENSRVMEVLVQWLTTDEIQLNAIDAEDPEISDYNMLPHTQILAERLKACLQEGEEVPSDFTQLFDRKLYKMDNSILPKVLSAFDDLKIKHEPLTLIAPNFDTPLPPLQPAVFPPEFNDLPPPSLDLFDLDECYSSEKVRLAQITNKCNEDDLEYYVRECGEILGVTSKLPKGAQSAKHVLEYIFNEVVEYKKLNREREYETPDGIE